Proteins encoded in a region of the Clostridia bacterium genome:
- the uvrB gene encoding excinuclease ABC subunit UvrB has translation MEPGKFKLISEYQPRGDQPAAIEALVRNFIRGKKEQVLLGATGTGKTFTMAQVIALMQKPTLVIAHNKTLAAQLCSEFKEFFPENAVEYFVSYYDYYQPEAYLPHTDTYIEKDASLNEEIEKLRHAATAALCERKDVIVVASVSCIYGLGSPQEYEKQTLALRLGQLVEREFILRRLTAMQYDRNDFNLVRGTFRVRGDVIDIFPASHGEKIIRVELFGDEVERIGEVDSLTGQVIAGRRQVSIFPANHYVIGREKMLGALETIETELKGRLQVLRSQGKLLEAQRLEQRTSYDLEMMREVGFCTGIENYARHLTGRKPGEPPYTLIDFFPGDFLLMIDESHVTIPQIGAMYAGDRSRKTTLVEHGFRLPSALDNRPLKFNEFVEKLNQVVYVSATPRSYEVERSGVVVEQINRPTGLLDPKIEVRPTRGQIEDLLAEIKVREKRKERVLITTLTKKMAEDLTDYLREWGIKVRYLHSEINTLERIQIVRDLRLGVFDVLVGVNLLREGLDLPEVSLVIILDADKEGFLRSGRSLIQTIGRAARHVRGKVIMYGDQITDSMQRAISETERRRSIQKAFNAKHGIVPQTVQKGVRDVLEATIIAEEEKEYGIDLTMISQQEKKKLIARLEKEMQGAAKELAFEKAAELRDLLFELRAQVK, from the coding sequence ATGGAACCGGGAAAATTTAAATTAATTTCAGAATATCAGCCGCGGGGGGATCAGCCGGCGGCTATTGAAGCTTTAGTAAGGAATTTTATAAGGGGTAAAAAAGAGCAGGTTTTATTGGGTGCCACGGGGACAGGTAAAACATTTACAATGGCACAGGTAATTGCCTTAATGCAAAAACCTACTTTGGTAATTGCCCATAATAAAACTTTGGCTGCTCAGTTATGTAGTGAATTTAAGGAGTTTTTTCCGGAAAATGCAGTGGAGTATTTTGTTAGCTATTATGATTATTATCAGCCAGAAGCTTATTTACCACATACTGATACTTACATTGAAAAAGATGCTTCTTTAAATGAGGAGATTGAAAAATTACGGCATGCGGCTACCGCAGCTTTATGTGAAAGAAAAGATGTGATTGTGGTAGCTAGTGTTTCCTGTATTTATGGTTTAGGATCACCCCAGGAATATGAAAAACAGACATTGGCTTTGCGTTTAGGTCAGTTAGTGGAAAGGGAGTTTATTTTACGCAGATTAACTGCAATGCAGTATGATCGTAATGATTTTAATTTAGTACGAGGTACTTTTCGGGTAAGAGGAGATGTTATTGATATTTTTCCGGCTTCACATGGGGAAAAAATAATTCGAGTGGAATTGTTTGGTGATGAGGTAGAAAGGATCGGGGAAGTAGATTCTTTGACTGGGCAGGTGATTGCAGGAAGAAGGCAAGTGAGTATTTTCCCTGCTAATCATTATGTTATTGGTAGAGAGAAAATGCTGGGGGCTTTAGAAACAATTGAAACGGAATTAAAAGGGCGTTTGCAGGTCTTACGTAGTCAGGGGAAATTATTGGAGGCACAGCGTTTGGAGCAGCGCACTTCTTATGATCTAGAAATGATGCGGGAAGTGGGCTTTTGTACGGGAATTGAAAATTATGCTCGTCATTTAACAGGTAGAAAACCGGGTGAACCACCTTATACTTTAATTGATTTTTTCCCAGGTGATTTTTTATTGATGATTGATGAATCTCATGTAACCATTCCCCAGATTGGGGCTATGTATGCTGGTGATCGTTCGCGAAAAACTACTTTGGTGGAACATGGTTTTCGTTTACCATCAGCATTGGATAATCGGCCCTTAAAGTTCAATGAGTTTGTGGAAAAATTAAATCAGGTGGTTTATGTTTCGGCTACTCCTCGTTCATATGAGGTTGAACGAAGTGGTGTAGTTGTGGAACAGATCAACCGTCCTACTGGTTTGTTAGATCCTAAAATAGAGGTTCGTCCAACTAGAGGTCAAATAGAAGATCTTTTAGCTGAAATTAAGGTTAGGGAAAAAAGAAAGGAACGGGTTTTGATAACTACCTTGACTAAGAAAATGGCTGAAGATTTAACCGATTATTTACGGGAATGGGGAATTAAGGTTCGTTATCTTCATTCTGAAATTAATACTTTGGAACGAATACAGATTGTGCGGGATTTGCGTTTAGGTGTTTTTGATGTCTTAGTGGGGGTAAACTTGCTTCGAGAAGGTCTTGATTTGCCAGAGGTTTCTCTAGTAATTATTTTAGATGCTGATAAAGAAGGTTTTTTGCGTTCAGGGCGTTCTTTGATTCAAACTATTGGGCGGGCTGCCCGTCATGTAAGAGGGAAGGTAATAATGTATGGGGATCAAATTACGGATTCCATGCAGCGGGCAATTTCGGAAACAGAACGGCGGCGAAGTATTCAAAAGGCTTTTAATGCAAAACATGGTATTGTGCCGCAAACTGTGCAAAAAGGGGTAAGAGATGTTTTAGAGGCGACGATAATTGCTGAGGAAGAAAAAGAATATGGGATTGATTTAACTATGATCTCACAGCAGGAAAAAAAGAAATTAATTGCCCGTTTGGAAAAAGAAATGCAAGGGGCGGCAAAGGAATTGGCTTTTGAAAAAGCCGCCGAATTGAGAGATTTATTGTTTGAATTACGGGCTCAGGTAAAATAA
- a CDS encoding PDZ domain-containing protein yields the protein MFPWKEFLPLLWSSFWASFCRPAFWIVLIIVGFMYRKMTQTTKDLFKTPGESPWRLTITAAFLGISGGFLGSCLLVLVGISLNEIGGFYLLITALVLMLIQQRFLCFAYAGGVLSLISLLGGLQLVNVPQVMALVAILHLVEAFLIYFTGSMNVLPIYVSTKEGHLVGGYNLQKFWPLPLIVLFAGIYPDPQIIKGVVSMPDWWPLLKPEFALWQGDVVYSLLAIPAILGYGDVAISMTPREKTKLAGRELALYSIILLGLALGAGYYPPLAYLAALFGPGGHELVIYWGRRREVRGEPLFVPVDNGVKILAVERGGILANAGVKAGDVLLAINEQPLSCETEISAIDMEKGGKLKLKYLAEEQIKEMTLTIEKGMEWGFLPVPGRQIGPYLQVLTSVSPLKKFWVELQSFLAKWKN from the coding sequence ATGTTTCCTTGGAAAGAGTTCTTGCCCCTACTTTGGAGCAGCTTTTGGGCTAGTTTTTGTCGACCTGCTTTTTGGATTGTCTTAATTATTGTGGGTTTTATGTATCGTAAAATGACGCAGACAACAAAGGATTTGTTTAAAACGCCGGGGGAATCGCCCTGGCGTTTAACAATCACGGCTGCCTTTTTGGGGATAAGTGGTGGGTTTTTAGGTAGTTGTTTATTGGTATTGGTGGGGATTTCATTAAATGAAATTGGTGGTTTCTATTTGCTAATTACGGCTTTGGTACTAATGTTAATTCAACAGCGTTTCTTGTGTTTTGCTTATGCTGGTGGTGTACTTTCTTTAATTTCGCTGCTGGGGGGATTACAGCTAGTCAATGTGCCTCAGGTAATGGCTTTGGTAGCCATTTTGCATTTAGTAGAGGCCTTTCTAATTTATTTTACAGGTAGTATGAATGTTTTGCCTATTTATGTGTCCACAAAAGAGGGGCACCTCGTAGGGGGTTATAATTTACAAAAGTTTTGGCCACTACCTTTAATAGTTTTGTTTGCTGGAATCTATCCTGATCCGCAAATTATTAAGGGTGTAGTCAGTATGCCGGATTGGTGGCCTTTATTAAAACCAGAATTTGCTTTATGGCAAGGTGATGTGGTTTATAGTTTGTTGGCCATTCCGGCTATTTTAGGTTATGGAGATGTGGCTATCTCGATGACACCGCGTGAGAAAACAAAATTGGCTGGTAGGGAATTGGCTCTTTATAGTATTATTCTTTTAGGTTTGGCTTTGGGGGCCGGTTATTATCCTCCATTAGCCTATTTAGCTGCACTTTTTGGTCCTGGTGGGCATGAATTGGTTATTTATTGGGGCCGTCGGCGTGAGGTACGTGGTGAACCGCTTTTTGTGCCTGTAGATAATGGGGTGAAAATATTGGCGGTAGAGCGGGGAGGTATTTTAGCCAATGCTGGGGTAAAAGCCGGGGACGTTTTATTGGCTATCAATGAACAGCCACTAAGCTGTGAAACGGAAATTAGTGCTATAGATATGGAAAAAGGCGGGAAGTTAAAATTAAAATATTTGGCTGAAGAGCAGATTAAAGAAATGACACTTACTATAGAAAAAGGGATGGAGTGGGGCTTTTTGCCTGTGCCAGGCCGTCAAATAGGCCCTTATTTACAGGTATTAACTTCTGTTAGCCCCCTAAAAAAGTTCTGGGTGGAATTGCAAAGTTTTTTGGCAAAATGGAAGAATTGA
- a CDS encoding S41 family peptidase — protein sequence MSEKRKQVLRFLFTILVVLSFVVTACVGVFFITNYQNIGKMLEVAAVIKTQYIEKVPGKQIMSGAVRGMVEALEDPYSVYLDQEEYAEFRQHIEGSIGGIGVYVSTENDKFLIFSVIEDTPASKAGLLKGDIIFKVDQKLVSEMDLDEAVAKMRGEPGTKVEISVFRDGEIKDFTVTRAIIDVPTVESQVLPGKIGYLRLKLFASNSDEALSLHLAKLKQEKIRGLVLDLRDNPGGDLEAAVNIARYFIPEGPVVHIVNKNGRMETMLNNQPIELGVPLVVLINNGSASASEVLAGAIKDTETGVLVGEKTFGKALVQVLIELRGKDAIKLTTAKYLTPKQHDIQAKGIIPDIEVSESETGQDLQLHKALEILRKQLNSQE from the coding sequence TTGTCGGAAAAACGAAAACAAGTTTTGAGGTTTCTTTTTACAATCTTAGTGGTGCTTAGTTTTGTAGTTACCGCCTGTGTAGGTGTTTTTTTTATTACCAACTACCAGAATATCGGTAAAATGTTAGAAGTAGCTGCGGTAATTAAAACTCAATATATAGAAAAGGTTCCTGGTAAGCAAATTATGTCCGGGGCAGTACGGGGTATGGTAGAAGCCCTGGAGGATCCGTATTCGGTTTATTTGGATCAGGAAGAATATGCCGAGTTTCGGCAGCATATCGAAGGTTCAATAGGGGGAATAGGTGTTTATGTTAGTACTGAAAATGATAAATTTTTAATTTTTTCGGTAATCGAGGACACACCGGCTAGTAAAGCTGGTTTATTAAAAGGTGATATCATTTTTAAAGTTGATCAAAAATTGGTTAGTGAAATGGACCTTGATGAGGCTGTGGCCAAAATGCGGGGTGAACCAGGGACAAAAGTAGAGATTAGTGTGTTCCGGGATGGGGAGATTAAAGATTTCACGGTTACCAGAGCTATTATTGATGTACCTACAGTAGAAAGTCAGGTTTTACCCGGTAAAATTGGTTATTTGCGGCTTAAATTATTTGCCAGTAATTCTGATGAAGCCTTAAGTTTACATTTAGCTAAATTAAAGCAGGAGAAAATAAGGGGATTGGTTTTAGATTTGCGGGATAATCCCGGGGGGGATTTGGAGGCTGCAGTAAATATAGCTCGTTATTTTATTCCAGAAGGACCAGTAGTGCATATTGTTAATAAAAATGGTCGTATGGAAACTATGTTAAATAATCAGCCGATAGAATTGGGTGTGCCTTTGGTAGTTTTAATTAATAATGGTAGTGCTAGTGCCTCGGAAGTATTGGCTGGGGCCATAAAGGACACGGAAACAGGAGTTTTAGTGGGAGAAAAAACTTTTGGAAAAGCTTTAGTGCAGGTATTGATTGAGTTAAGGGGGAAGGATGCCATAAAGTTAACAACAGCAAAATATTTAACACCTAAACAACATGATATTCAGGCTAAAGGGATCATCCCGGATATTGAGGTAAGTGAAAGTGAAACTGGGCAGGATTTGCAATTACACAAGGCACTGGAAATTTTACGTAAACAATTAAATAGTCAAGAATGA